A genome region from Alistipes dispar includes the following:
- a CDS encoding sodium-translocating pyrophosphatase produces the protein MNTPSIFWLVPAASLVALAVAWIFYSRMKREDEGTERMREIAAHVRKGAMAYLRQQYKVVLVVFLVLALFFAYLAYGAGVQNPWVPFAFLTGGFFSGLAGFFGMKTATYASARTANAARQSLDRGLKVAFRSGAVMGLVVVGLGLLDISFWYLILDRFTDVAGPQKLVVITTTMLTFGMGASTQALFARVGGGIYTKAADVGADLVGKVEAGIPEDDPRNPATIADNVGDNVGDVAGMGADLYESYCGSVLATAALGAAAFASAGSETLQLKAVLAPMLIAAVGILLSIVGIFLVRTKEGASMRELLRSLGVGVNFSSALIALATFGILYLLGIENWLGLSFSVITGLAAGIVIGQTTEYYTSHSYKPTQKIAGSAKTGPATVIIAGVGSGMISTAIPVVTIGVAIVLAYLCAIGFDIEHMMQPHNLSQGLYGIGIAAVGMLSTLGITLATDAYGPIADNAGGNAEMSGLGPEVRKRTDALDALGNTTAATGKGFAIGSAALTALALLASYVEEIRIGLLHNGVTELTLSDGTTRLVEQASMLDFMAYYNVSLMNPTVLVGVFIGAMMSFLFCGLTMNAVGRAAESMVQEVRRQFREIRGILTGEGTPDYARCVEISTRGAQREMLFPSLLAIVVPVAVGLVFGVAGVMGLLVGGLGSGFVLAVFMANAGGAWDNAKKMIEEGHFGGKGSDCHKATVVGDTVGDPFKDTSGPSLNILIKLMSMVAIVMAGLTVACHLF, from the coding sequence ATGAACACTCCTTCCATTTTCTGGCTCGTGCCCGCCGCTTCCCTCGTTGCGCTGGCGGTGGCGTGGATCTTCTACTCGCGGATGAAGCGCGAGGACGAGGGCACGGAGCGTATGCGCGAAATCGCCGCGCATGTCCGCAAGGGCGCCATGGCCTACCTGCGCCAGCAGTACAAGGTCGTCCTCGTCGTCTTCCTCGTCCTGGCGCTCTTCTTCGCCTACCTGGCCTACGGCGCGGGCGTGCAGAACCCGTGGGTTCCCTTCGCCTTCCTCACGGGCGGCTTCTTCTCGGGCCTGGCTGGCTTCTTCGGCATGAAGACCGCGACCTATGCCTCGGCCCGTACGGCCAACGCCGCGCGGCAGTCGCTCGACCGCGGCCTGAAGGTCGCCTTCCGCAGCGGCGCTGTCATGGGCCTCGTGGTCGTGGGCCTCGGACTGCTCGACATTTCGTTCTGGTATCTGATTCTGGACCGTTTCACCGACGTGGCCGGGCCGCAGAAGCTCGTCGTCATCACGACGACGATGCTGACCTTCGGCATGGGCGCTTCGACGCAGGCCCTCTTCGCGCGTGTCGGCGGCGGCATCTACACCAAGGCGGCCGACGTGGGCGCCGACCTCGTGGGCAAGGTCGAGGCGGGGATTCCCGAGGACGACCCGCGCAATCCCGCGACGATCGCCGACAACGTGGGCGACAACGTGGGCGACGTGGCCGGCATGGGCGCCGACCTCTACGAGAGCTACTGCGGCTCGGTGCTGGCCACCGCCGCGCTCGGAGCCGCGGCCTTCGCTTCGGCCGGCAGCGAGACGTTGCAGCTCAAGGCCGTGCTGGCGCCGATGCTGATCGCCGCCGTGGGCATCCTGCTCTCGATCGTCGGCATCTTCCTCGTCCGCACGAAGGAGGGGGCCTCGATGCGCGAACTGCTCCGCTCGCTCGGCGTGGGCGTCAATTTCAGCTCGGCGCTGATCGCGCTGGCCACCTTCGGCATCCTCTACCTGCTGGGCATCGAGAACTGGCTCGGCCTTTCGTTCTCGGTCATCACGGGCCTTGCGGCGGGCATCGTCATCGGACAGACCACCGAGTACTACACCTCGCACTCCTACAAACCCACGCAGAAGATCGCGGGCAGCGCCAAGACCGGTCCTGCGACGGTCATCATCGCCGGCGTCGGCTCGGGTATGATCTCCACGGCGATTCCCGTGGTGACGATCGGCGTGGCGATCGTTCTGGCGTATCTTTGCGCCATCGGGTTCGACATCGAACACATGATGCAGCCGCACAACCTCTCGCAGGGCCTTTACGGCATCGGCATCGCCGCCGTCGGAATGCTTTCGACGCTGGGCATCACGCTCGCCACGGACGCCTACGGACCGATCGCCGACAATGCGGGCGGCAATGCCGAGATGAGCGGCCTCGGCCCCGAGGTCCGCAAACGCACCGATGCGCTCGACGCGCTGGGCAACACGACGGCCGCCACGGGCAAGGGCTTCGCCATCGGTTCCGCGGCGCTGACGGCGCTGGCGCTGCTGGCCTCCTATGTCGAGGAGATACGGATCGGCCTCTTGCACAACGGGGTGACGGAATTGACGCTCTCCGACGGCACGACGCGGCTCGTCGAACAGGCTTCGATGCTCGATTTCATGGCCTACTACAACGTCTCGCTGATGAATCCCACGGTGCTCGTCGGCGTCTTCATCGGCGCGATGATGTCGTTCCTGTTCTGCGGCCTGACGATGAACGCCGTGGGACGCGCCGCCGAGAGCATGGTGCAGGAGGTGCGGCGGCAGTTCCGCGAGATACGGGGCATCCTCACGGGCGAAGGCACGCCCGACTACGCCCGCTGCGTCGAGATTTCGACCCGCGGCGCGCAGCGCGAGATGCTCTTTCCGAGTCTGCTGGCGATCGTCGTCCCCGTGGCCGTGGGCCTCGTTTTCGGCGTGGCGGGCGTGATGGGACTGCTCGTCGGCGGCCTCGGTTCGGGCTTCGTGCTGGCGGTCTTCATGGCCAATGCCGGCGGTGCGTGGGACAACGCCAAGAAGATGATCGAGGAGGGCCACTTCGGCGGCAAGGGCTCCGACTGCCACAAGGCGACGGTCGTGGGCGATACGGTGGGCGATCCCTTCAAGGATACGTCGGGTCCGTCGCTCAATATCCTCATCAAGCTGATGTCGATGGTGGCGATCGTCATGGCGGGCCTTACGGTGGCGTGCCACCTCTTCTGA
- a CDS encoding HAD family hydrolase yields the protein MENIVFDLGGVLFARDKSKCSPEIVEFFGFLRAPQMPRFWEEYDRGASSIGEVTDTLCTLTGHPRAVCERVLREAIDLQEPVAPTERLVGELKRAGYRLYVLSNMSREFIDCLRRFPVYALFDGEVVSCEEGTVKPEPRIYEILLGRYGLDPAETLFIDDRPANVAAAEALGIRGFGFDHRDPAAACDALRRMLL from the coding sequence ATGGAAAATATCGTTTTCGACCTGGGCGGAGTGCTTTTCGCCCGCGACAAGAGCAAGTGCAGTCCCGAGATCGTGGAGTTCTTCGGGTTCCTCCGCGCGCCGCAGATGCCGCGTTTCTGGGAGGAGTACGACCGGGGCGCCTCGTCGATCGGGGAGGTGACCGATACCCTCTGCACCCTGACGGGCCATCCGCGCGCGGTCTGCGAGCGGGTGCTGCGGGAGGCGATCGACCTGCAGGAGCCCGTTGCGCCGACCGAGCGCCTCGTCGGCGAGCTCAAACGGGCGGGATACCGCCTCTATGTGCTTTCGAACATGTCGCGCGAGTTCATCGACTGCCTGCGCCGCTTCCCGGTCTATGCCCTTTTCGACGGCGAGGTGGTCTCCTGCGAGGAAGGGACGGTGAAGCCCGAGCCGCGCATCTACGAAATCCTGCTCGGACGCTACGGGCTGGACCCTGCCGAGACGCTTTTCATCGACGACCGTCCGGCCAATGTCGCCGCCGCCGAAGCGCTCGGCATCCGCGGATTCGGTTTCGACCACCGCGATCCCGCCGCGGCGTGCGACGCCCTGCGCCGGATGTTGTTGTAG
- a CDS encoding TonB-dependent receptor: MKKLFLLMLSVFVTAAASAQVTTSGMNGTVTDEQELPLVGATVIAVHTPSGTQYGAVTNKDGRYNLQGLRAGGPYTVTFSYVGYQSVEFPGLDLPLGETVARNAYLKDSQTLEAVVVTADGRNSSMNINRAGAVTSVSSEQIELMPTVSRSMNDIMRLTPQASSTTSGLAIGGGNYRQSYVTVDGAAFNNAFGIGGNLPSGGSPISLDALEQISVSVTPYDVRQSGFTGGAINAVTKSGTNDFKVSAYNYYKSDALQGAKYDGGELKLQEEMSNTLGFSIGAPIVKDKLFIFTNFEYEWTETPGTSRLARESEDQEYGAGTQYNRPTVAQMEAIKSFLQQNFGYDPGRYQNYSVKIPNWKLMARVDWNINRNHALNVRFSTTRNKYSSSPSSSTNPFNSKLIYDRNDHGRTSYDALYFESSRYYQEQNFTSVAAELNSRFLDGSLTNTLRFTYSHQYEPRSYEGRLFPTVDILEKTPEGTDAVLTTFGLDPFTEGNLREVGTYVVTDEVGYSTGIHRLTGGLQFEHDNTKNGYMQGGAGYYIYDSWSDFTSNAAPGAFVITHANRTDLKQSYPSFNYMQYSIYAQDEITFSERFKATLGLRLEIPVYPTIAGNENKEFTSLFAGNGGYKTSDMPKARLNVAPRFGFNWDMTGERKYILRGGSGIFTGRLPFVWIVSAVGNSNCLQAQSILYKSNGDKMPGFHDNVGDILEDLYGGTFQQQALPAPTSATIMDKNLKMPSTWKTSLAFDLKLPRDFNLNIEGIYNKDIDAVAVSKLGQREVAGGIQLPGEPRPRKLWESQGIKNSDGKDVTPYLIHNTDIAGYYYSISAQLSKRWRFGLMASASYTYSESKSVIDGIGDQVTSAYNTNTFCTDGSNTPELGYSSFVSPHRILINIGYRKEYGKHFASSVGLYYEALRLGYVGSSYSYSRYSYTMTNVTNDGGAQNLLYVPTREQWETMPFADIVNKDTGKVTYSAEDQKNDFWEFINGDDYLSEHKGEYTRRGGAVMPWMHMLNFKFAQDFYVNIGGKRNTITVGIDINNVANLLNRNWGNARQISTSNLLTFKDGAYQFSKPKWTNVAGTASTWSALFSVRYTFN, translated from the coding sequence ATGAAGAAACTTTTCCTTCTCATGCTCTCGGTCTTCGTCACGGCGGCGGCAAGCGCGCAGGTGACGACGTCGGGAATGAACGGTACGGTGACGGACGAACAGGAGCTGCCGCTCGTCGGCGCCACGGTCATCGCCGTACACACTCCGTCGGGCACGCAGTACGGCGCCGTCACCAACAAGGACGGCCGCTACAATCTGCAGGGACTCCGCGCCGGCGGTCCCTACACGGTGACCTTCTCCTACGTGGGTTACCAGAGCGTCGAATTTCCCGGTCTGGACCTGCCGCTGGGCGAAACGGTGGCACGCAACGCCTACCTCAAGGACAGCCAGACGCTCGAAGCCGTCGTGGTGACGGCCGACGGCCGCAACTCGTCGATGAACATCAACCGTGCGGGCGCCGTAACGAGCGTTTCGTCGGAGCAGATCGAGCTGATGCCCACCGTGAGCCGCAGCATGAACGACATCATGCGCCTCACCCCGCAGGCGTCGAGCACCACGTCGGGGCTGGCCATCGGCGGCGGCAACTACCGCCAGTCGTACGTGACCGTGGACGGCGCGGCATTCAACAACGCCTTCGGCATCGGCGGCAACCTTCCCTCGGGCGGTTCGCCCATCTCGCTCGACGCCCTCGAGCAGATTTCGGTCTCGGTGACCCCCTACGACGTGCGTCAGAGCGGTTTCACGGGCGGCGCGATCAACGCCGTGACCAAGAGCGGTACGAACGACTTCAAAGTCTCGGCCTACAACTACTATAAGAGCGACGCCTTGCAGGGCGCCAAATACGACGGCGGCGAGCTGAAGCTGCAAGAGGAGATGAGCAACACGCTCGGATTCTCGATCGGAGCGCCGATCGTCAAGGACAAGCTCTTCATCTTCACCAATTTCGAGTACGAATGGACCGAGACCCCCGGCACGTCGCGGCTGGCCCGCGAGTCGGAGGACCAGGAGTACGGCGCCGGCACGCAGTACAACCGCCCCACCGTCGCTCAGATGGAGGCGATCAAGTCGTTCCTGCAGCAGAACTTCGGCTACGACCCCGGCCGCTACCAGAACTACTCGGTGAAGATTCCCAACTGGAAACTCATGGCCCGCGTGGACTGGAACATCAACCGCAACCATGCGCTCAACGTGCGCTTCAGCACCACGCGCAACAAGTATTCGTCGTCGCCCTCGAGCTCGACGAACCCCTTCAACTCGAAACTCATCTACGACCGCAACGACCACGGCCGCACCTCGTACGACGCCCTCTATTTCGAGAGCTCGCGCTACTATCAGGAGCAGAACTTCACGTCGGTGGCCGCCGAGCTCAACTCGCGCTTCCTTGACGGCAGTCTGACCAACACGCTGCGATTCACTTACTCGCACCAGTACGAGCCGCGCAGCTACGAGGGACGACTCTTCCCGACGGTAGATATTCTCGAGAAGACGCCGGAAGGCACCGACGCCGTGCTGACGACATTCGGTCTGGATCCCTTCACCGAAGGCAACCTGCGCGAAGTGGGCACCTACGTCGTCACGGACGAGGTGGGTTACAGCACGGGCATCCACCGCCTGACGGGCGGCCTGCAGTTCGAGCACGACAACACGAAGAACGGCTACATGCAGGGCGGCGCCGGCTACTACATCTACGACTCGTGGTCGGACTTCACGAGCAACGCGGCTCCCGGCGCCTTCGTCATCACCCACGCCAACCGCACGGACCTCAAACAGAGCTATCCGTCGTTCAACTACATGCAGTACTCGATCTACGCGCAGGACGAAATCACCTTCAGCGAGCGCTTCAAGGCCACGCTGGGCCTGCGTCTCGAAATCCCGGTTTACCCCACGATCGCAGGCAACGAGAACAAGGAGTTCACCTCCCTTTTCGCAGGCAACGGCGGCTACAAGACCTCCGACATGCCCAAGGCGCGGCTGAACGTCGCTCCCCGCTTCGGCTTCAACTGGGACATGACCGGCGAGCGCAAGTACATCCTCCGCGGCGGATCGGGCATCTTCACGGGCCGCCTGCCGTTCGTGTGGATCGTCTCGGCCGTGGGCAACAGCAACTGCCTGCAAGCCCAGAGCATCCTCTACAAATCCAACGGCGACAAGATGCCGGGCTTCCACGACAACGTGGGCGACATCCTCGAGGACCTCTACGGCGGCACGTTCCAGCAGCAGGCCCTGCCCGCCCCGACCTCCGCGACGATCATGGACAAGAACCTGAAGATGCCCTCGACGTGGAAGACCTCGCTGGCGTTCGACCTGAAGCTGCCGCGCGACTTCAACCTCAACATCGAGGGAATCTACAACAAGGACATCGACGCCGTGGCTGTCAGCAAGCTCGGCCAGCGCGAAGTGGCCGGCGGCATCCAACTCCCGGGCGAGCCCCGTCCGCGCAAGCTCTGGGAATCGCAGGGCATCAAGAACTCGGACGGCAAGGACGTGACGCCCTACCTGATCCACAACACGGACATCGCAGGCTACTACTATTCGATCTCGGCACAGCTTTCGAAACGCTGGCGGTTCGGCCTCATGGCGTCGGCATCGTACACCTATTCGGAATCGAAGAGCGTGATCGACGGCATCGGCGACCAGGTGACCTCGGCCTACAACACCAACACCTTCTGCACGGACGGCTCGAACACCCCCGAACTGGGCTACTCGTCGTTCGTATCGCCCCACCGCATCCTCATCAACATCGGCTACCGCAAAGAGTACGGCAAGCACTTCGCTTCGAGCGTGGGCCTCTACTACGAGGCGCTGCGGCTGGGTTACGTGGGCAGCAGCTACTCCTATTCGCGCTACTCGTACACGATGACCAACGTAACGAACGACGGCGGCGCGCAGAACCTGCTCTACGTGCCGACGCGCGAACAGTGGGAAACGATGCCCTTCGCCGACATCGTGAACAAGGATACGGGAAAGGTCACCTACAGCGCGGAAGACCAGAAAAACGATTTCTGGGAGTTCATCAACGGGGACGACTACCTCTCCGAGCACAAGGGCGAATACACCAGGCGCGGCGGCGCGGTGATGCCGTGGATGCACATGCTCAACTTCAAGTTCGCACAGGACTTCTACGTGAACATCGGCGGCAAACGCAACACGATCACCGTGGGTATCGACATCAACAACGTCGCCAACCTGCTCAACCGCAACTGGGGCAACGCCCGGCAGATCAGCACGAGCAACCTGCTGACCTTCAAGGACGGCGCATACCAGTTCTCCAAGCCGAAATGGACGAACGTGGCAGGAACGGCCTCGACGTGGTCGGCGCTATTCAGCGTGCGCTACACCTTCAACTGA
- a CDS encoding AI-2E family transporter, whose protein sequence is MLSVREQYRRYSLFVLIASLGVTVFLCLTPFLSGLLGAATIYVLLRGQMRVLAGRYRWRRSAAAALLTVEAVCCFLVPIALLVWMVVNKVQGVALDPQALVDSVRHVAELVRDRTGYDLWQESNLQSLLAGIPKLAQRLVGGLASFAVNLIVLLFVLYFMLVGGLRMEAYCRELLPFSRSVGRDALHEIRMIVRSNAIGIPLLAAVQGVVAYLGYLLFGAPSPLFWGVLTCLATIIPIVGTALVWLPLALYMGLEGSWGPAVGLALYGTLVVTHVDNVVRFVMQKRMADTHPLVTVFGVFVGLSLFGFMGVIFGPLLLAMFVFCVDLFKRKYLDRKPDSELFLPGGGDRA, encoded by the coding sequence ATGCTGTCGGTCCGAGAACAATACCGGCGTTATTCGCTCTTCGTACTGATCGCCTCGCTGGGCGTAACGGTCTTCCTTTGCCTGACGCCCTTCCTGAGCGGACTGCTCGGGGCGGCGACCATCTATGTCCTGCTGCGCGGGCAGATGCGCGTGCTGGCCGGACGGTACCGGTGGCGGCGCAGTGCGGCGGCCGCATTGCTGACCGTCGAGGCCGTGTGCTGTTTCCTCGTTCCCATTGCCCTGCTGGTCTGGATGGTAGTGAACAAGGTCCAGGGCGTCGCGCTCGATCCGCAGGCGCTCGTGGACTCCGTGCGCCACGTGGCCGAACTCGTCCGCGACCGTACGGGCTACGACCTCTGGCAGGAGAGCAACCTGCAATCGCTTTTGGCCGGAATCCCGAAACTCGCGCAGCGGCTCGTCGGCGGCCTGGCCTCGTTCGCCGTCAATCTGATCGTGCTGCTCTTCGTACTCTATTTCATGCTCGTCGGCGGCCTCCGCATGGAGGCCTATTGCCGGGAGCTGCTGCCCTTCAGCCGCAGCGTCGGCCGCGACGCCCTGCACGAAATCCGCATGATCGTCCGCTCGAACGCCATCGGCATTCCGCTGCTGGCGGCCGTGCAGGGCGTGGTCGCCTATCTGGGCTACCTGCTCTTCGGAGCGCCGAGCCCGCTCTTCTGGGGTGTCCTCACTTGCCTGGCGACGATCATTCCGATCGTCGGCACGGCACTCGTGTGGCTGCCGTTGGCGCTCTACATGGGACTGGAAGGGAGTTGGGGACCGGCCGTCGGGCTGGCGCTCTACGGCACGCTCGTCGTCACCCATGTCGATAACGTCGTGCGGTTCGTCATGCAGAAACGCATGGCCGACACCCATCCGCTCGTCACCGTCTTCGGCGTTTTCGTCGGCCTTTCGCTCTTCGGGTTCATGGGTGTCATCTTCGGACCGCTGCTGTTGGCCATGTTCGTTTTCTGCGTCGATCTGTTCAAACGTAAATACCTCGACCGCAAACCCGACAGCGAGCTTTTCCTGCCTGGCGGCGGCGACCGGGCGTAG
- a CDS encoding biotin/lipoyl-containing protein, which yields MARNLKIRDLTLRDGQQSSFATRMNQAQIDRCLPFYKDANFYAMEVWGGAVPDSVMRYLNENPWTRLETIHRAVGDVSKLTALSRGRNLFGYSPYTDEIIDGFCRNAIRSGLGIMRIFDALNDVDNVKSTVKYVKQYGGIADCAVCYTVDPKYPEPGFWARLTGKKNPAPVFTDAYFLDKARQMAALGADMITIKDMSGLIPPRRVATLVRLFKKNLSVPVDFHTHCTPGYGLASVLSAIVAGVDVVDTNCWYFAGGTGAPAIELVHVFCKKLGIDTGVNMEAVAKINAQLREIRKELNQSVFGTEKPEPKPFNPLTDELPAEIEALFDKAIEAAQRDDEAATIDLCRKIEAYFGFPAPNELVQKAEIPGGMYSNMVAQLKQLKAEEILPRAMELIPSVRLAAGLPPLVTPTSQIVGAQAVNCALDEKAGRPMYTNKSSQFVGLVKGEYGHTPVKIDPEFRFKICGVREETPYDTSKYKMQPNPELPEAGGVKLAADEKEVLLLELFPMVAKTFLTEQKKKAYEASKPAEPKAAAPQPAAAKPQAAITGHVVTAPLPGRILSIDVKAGDTVKAGQEVLVLEAMKMENSIATDYAGKVKQILVEVGENVATDAVLMEIE from the coding sequence ATGGCAAGAAATCTCAAAATCAGAGACCTTACGTTGCGTGACGGCCAGCAGTCGTCGTTCGCTACGCGTATGAATCAGGCGCAGATCGACCGCTGCCTGCCTTTCTACAAGGATGCGAATTTCTATGCGATGGAGGTGTGGGGTGGCGCCGTGCCCGATTCGGTCATGCGCTACCTGAACGAAAACCCGTGGACCCGCCTCGAGACGATCCACCGGGCCGTCGGCGACGTGTCGAAGCTCACGGCCCTCTCGCGCGGCCGCAATCTGTTCGGCTATTCGCCCTATACGGACGAGATCATCGACGGTTTCTGCCGCAATGCCATCCGGAGCGGTCTGGGCATCATGCGTATCTTCGACGCCCTGAACGACGTGGACAACGTGAAATCGACGGTCAAGTACGTCAAGCAGTACGGCGGCATCGCCGACTGCGCCGTTTGCTATACGGTGGACCCGAAATATCCCGAGCCGGGCTTCTGGGCCCGTCTTACGGGCAAGAAGAATCCCGCGCCGGTCTTCACGGACGCCTATTTCCTCGACAAGGCCAGACAGATGGCGGCTCTCGGCGCCGACATGATCACCATCAAGGACATGTCGGGACTCATTCCGCCGCGCCGCGTGGCTACGCTCGTGCGGCTGTTCAAGAAAAACCTCTCGGTTCCGGTCGATTTCCACACCCACTGCACCCCGGGCTACGGCCTGGCGTCGGTGCTTTCGGCCATCGTGGCCGGCGTGGATGTCGTGGACACCAACTGCTGGTACTTCGCCGGCGGAACGGGCGCCCCGGCCATCGAGCTGGTCCATGTCTTCTGCAAGAAGCTGGGCATCGACACGGGCGTGAACATGGAGGCCGTGGCGAAGATCAACGCTCAGTTGCGTGAGATCCGCAAGGAGCTGAACCAGTCCGTGTTCGGTACGGAGAAGCCCGAGCCGAAGCCCTTCAATCCGCTTACGGACGAGCTCCCCGCCGAGATCGAGGCCCTGTTCGACAAGGCCATCGAGGCCGCGCAGCGCGACGACGAGGCCGCTACGATCGACCTCTGCCGCAAGATCGAGGCCTACTTCGGATTCCCCGCTCCCAACGAGCTGGTGCAGAAGGCCGAGATTCCTGGCGGCATGTATTCGAACATGGTGGCTCAGCTCAAGCAGCTCAAGGCCGAGGAGATTCTGCCGCGTGCCATGGAACTGATTCCGTCGGTGCGTCTGGCCGCCGGTCTGCCCCCTCTGGTGACCCCGACGTCGCAGATCGTCGGCGCGCAGGCCGTGAACTGCGCCCTCGACGAGAAGGCCGGACGGCCGATGTACACTAACAAGTCGTCGCAGTTCGTGGGGCTGGTGAAGGGCGAGTACGGCCATACGCCCGTGAAGATCGACCCCGAGTTCCGGTTCAAGATCTGCGGCGTGCGCGAGGAGACGCCCTACGATACCTCCAAGTACAAGATGCAGCCCAATCCCGAACTGCCGGAGGCCGGGGGTGTGAAGCTCGCCGCCGACGAGAAGGAGGTGCTGCTGCTCGAACTCTTCCCGATGGTGGCCAAGACTTTCCTTACCGAACAGAAGAAGAAAGCCTACGAGGCGTCGAAACCCGCCGAGCCGAAGGCCGCGGCGCCGCAGCCCGCCGCCGCGAAGCCGCAGGCCGCCATCACGGGCCATGTCGTGACGGCTCCGCTGCCCGGCCGCATCCTGTCGATCGACGTGAAGGCGGGCGACACGGTGAAGGCGGGGCAGGAGGTGCTGGTGCTCGAAGCCATGAAGATGGAGAACTCCATTGCGACCGACTACGCCGGCAAGGTGAAGCAGATTCTTGTCGAAGTGGGCGAGAATGTCGCCACGGACGCCGTGCTGATGGAGATCGAATAG
- a CDS encoding potassium channel family protein encodes MPQTLFSQDRLSRTLGAVKALAGLVLLAAVSWEVIGGDRLRFSPLFLGVQFIVCLIFLCDFFVRWAAAERKGRFFFRNLPFLLLSVPYLNLMLWSGAEPSRSVGMLIGLMPLLRAFLAMVIVTGWLVGNKVRRLLTAYVFTVVVFTYISALVFYDYELPVNPKLHGFGNALWWAWMNVTTVGAEIFPVTAVGKVFCVLLPSLGMMFFPIFTTYVLQEYAPSKTKDE; translated from the coding sequence ATGCCGCAAACCCTTTTTTCGCAGGACCGGCTCTCCCGGACGCTCGGAGCGGTCAAGGCGCTCGCCGGACTGGTGCTTCTCGCCGCCGTGTCGTGGGAGGTGATCGGCGGCGACCGGCTCCGCTTCTCGCCCCTGTTCCTCGGCGTGCAGTTCATCGTCTGCCTGATCTTCCTCTGCGACTTTTTCGTGCGCTGGGCAGCCGCGGAGCGCAAAGGGCGCTTCTTCTTCCGCAACCTGCCCTTCCTGCTGCTCTCGGTCCCCTACCTGAACCTCATGCTCTGGAGCGGTGCGGAGCCGTCCCGCAGCGTCGGGATGCTCATCGGACTGATGCCGCTTCTGAGGGCCTTCCTGGCCATGGTGATCGTCACGGGATGGCTCGTAGGCAACAAGGTCCGCCGGCTGCTGACGGCCTATGTCTTCACGGTGGTCGTCTTCACCTATATCTCCGCGCTGGTCTTCTACGACTACGAGCTGCCGGTCAATCCCAAACTGCACGGTTTCGGAAACGCCCTCTGGTGGGCCTGGATGAACGTCACGACCGTCGGCGCGGAGATCTTCCCCGTCACGGCCGTCGGCAAGGTCTTCTGCGTGCTGCTGCCGTCGCTGGGAATGATGTTCTTCCCGATCTTCACGACCTACGTCCTGCAGGAATACGCCCCGTCGAAGACGAAAGACGAATAG
- the mscL gene encoding large-conductance mechanosensitive channel protein MscL, translating to MAFFKEFKEFALKGNVMDMAVGVIIGGAFGKIVSSLVNDILMPPIGALLGNTDFSQLRLDISKMRDVTSSAVHSVGNIVGDVTPEAVQAAEPIWWNYGAFIQQCVDFTILALCVFLMVKLMNRLMRKKEEAPAPAPAPAPSKEEQLLAEIRDLLREQRKE from the coding sequence ATGGCATTTTTCAAAGAATTCAAGGAGTTCGCGCTCAAAGGCAACGTGATGGACATGGCCGTGGGCGTAATCATCGGCGGAGCGTTCGGCAAGATCGTCTCGTCGCTGGTGAACGACATCCTCATGCCGCCGATCGGCGCGCTGCTCGGCAACACCGACTTCTCGCAACTGCGGCTCGACATTTCGAAAATGCGCGACGTGACGTCGAGCGCCGTGCATTCAGTGGGCAACATCGTCGGAGACGTCACGCCGGAGGCCGTCCAGGCCGCCGAACCGATCTGGTGGAACTACGGCGCATTCATCCAGCAGTGCGTGGACTTCACGATCCTGGCACTCTGCGTCTTTCTGATGGTCAAGCTGATGAACCGGCTGATGAGGAAAAAGGAGGAGGCGCCCGCCCCGGCGCCGGCACCCGCGCCTTCGAAGGAGGAGCAACTGCTCGCCGAAATCCGCGACCTGCTCAGGGAGCAGCGGAAAGAGTAG